The genomic region GACCAGCCCGCCGAAGGAATAGCCGACGAAGGCATAGGGCCCCTGCTTCTGCACCGAGCGCATGCCGGAGATGTAGTCCGCGGCCATTTCGTCGATCCGTCGCCGTGGCTCGGTCCCGTCCACCCCGCGCGCCTGCAGCGCATAGACGGCCCGCCCCGCGTTCAGCGCCGACAGCACGCGGTACATCTCGATCACGGTGCCGGCGATGCTGGGCACGACGAACAGCGGCGGAAAGCCGCCGGGCCGAAGCTCGGCGACCGTGTTGCCCCCGGGTTGGTTCTGTTCAAGCAGGGCGACGAGGCCGGCGATGGTCGGTGCCCGCAGCAGCGCCGTCACCGGCAGTGCCTGCCCGAAGCTCGCCGTGACCGCGTCGGCGATGCGCAGCGCGGTCAGCGAATGCCCGCCGAGATCGAAGAAATTGTCATCGAGCCCGATCGGGGCGATGCCGAGCACGCTCTCCCAGATCGCGGTGAGCCGCTCCAGCGGCGTTCCGCGGTCCGCCATGACGGGCGCCGCCGGCCCACCTGCCCCATGCAGGTCAGGATGGCTGGCGATCAGGTCGAGCACGTCGGGATTGCGCAGCGCCGCGCGGTTGCCGGCGGGGCGGCGGTTGACGGCGTCATGCGCGGCCCGCTCGGAACGCTTGCCGCTGTGCGTGGTCGGCATGTCCGGGATTGCCGCGATCACGGCGGGCACATGCGCCGGCGAGGCCCGGCGCGCCAGCGCCGCGCGGATCCGCCGCTGCAGCGTCGCGTCCAGCGTCACGCCCGGCTGCAGCGCGACCAGCAGCACGAGGCGGGTGCCCCCCGGCTCCTCCGGCGCCGCCTGCTCGACGCCGAGGCAGGCGCGCAGCTCGGTGACATCGCGCAACGCCGCGTCGAACTCGGCCGGGCCGATGCGGATGCCCCGCACGTTGATCACCCCGTCCGAGCGCCCGTACAGCCGGGCGGTGCCGTGCGGCGTGAACGAGACCAGGTCGCCATGCGTCCACACCCCCGGGGTGCGGGCGAAATAGGCGCCGTGGAACCGGCCGCCGTCGGAATCGCCGAGGAAGGCGATCGGCCGCGAGGGAAACGGCGTGCGGCAGACCAGTTCGCCGACCTGGTCCAGCACTGTCGCCCCGCTTGCGTCGACGGCTTGCACGTCGAGGCCGAGGCTGCGGCACTGTGCCTCGCCGCGCCAGACCGGCAGGTTGGGATTGCCGAGCACGAAGCAGCCGATGATGTCGGTGCCGCCCGAGATCGACTGCACCGGCACCCGTCCGACCGCCTGCATCACCCAGTCGAACTGGTCATCGTACAGGATCGAGCCGGTGGACATCACGCCGCGCAGGGCCGAAAGGTCATGGGCCCGCGCGGGCACGTAGTCGCGTTCCTGGCACAGCCGCAGATAGGCCGGGCTGGTGCCGAAGCGCGTGACCCGCTGGGCGGCGACGATGTCCCACAGCGTTCCGGGGCCGGTCACCGGGCCGTCGTACACGACGATGCCGGCCCCGGTGGCGAGCGCCGAGAGCTGCCAGTTCCACATCATCCAGGCGCAGGAAGTCTGGAAGAACAGCCGGTCCGACCGCCCGAGATCGCCGTGCAGGCGATGCTCCTTCAGATGCTCGAGCAGCGTCCCGCCGGCGCCGTGCACAATGCATTTGGGCCGGCCCGTGGTGCCGGAGGAGAACAGCACGAACAGTGGATGATCGAAGGGAAAGCGCTGCCAGCGGCCTTCCGCCGGGCCGGCGGCGAGGTCGTGCAGGCGATGCACCGGACAGCCGGCGGCGACGGCCGCGCCGTCATCGAGCGTGACCACGCCGCGCAGGCCCGGCAGGCCGGCAATGATCGCGGCAAGCCGCTCGCCGCGGCGCGGATCGGTGGCGCCGTCGCAGAACAGCAGGACCGGTTCGAGTTCGCCGAAACGGTCGAGCACGGCCTCCGCCCCCATGTCCGGGGCGGCGGCGGAGAAGCTCGCGCCGAGCATGCTGGAGGCGAGGGCGGCCACCACCGGTTGCCAGCCATTGCCCGCGATCGCCGCGACGCGGTCCCCCGGCCCGATCCCGAGCCGGCGCAGCCCGCCGGCGACATGTTGCACCCGGTGGCGCAACTGCGCGCGGGTCAGGATCTCAGGCGGGGCATCGGCGTGGCAGGCGATGATCGCCGGTCGCTCATCATCCCCGGGCGCCCGCGCGGCGAGCAGGTTCTCGGCATAGGACAGCCGCAGGCCCGGGAAGAAGCGGGCGGTCTCGCAGCTCTGGCTGGTGCAGACGACCTCGCTTTCCCCTTCATGCAGTGGCTGCGACCAGTCGAGGAAATACCCCCAGAAGGTCTGGAACCGTTCGACCGAAAAGCGATGCAGCGCGGCGGGGTCGGCCAGATCGAGCCGGCTCCTGCTGCGGCAGAACGCCATGAAATCGCTCAAGGCCGAGCCGGCGACCGCCAGGGGATCGGGAACCCACATCGGTGCCGGCGCGGCCGCCTTGCGGCCGGTGATCCGCAGAAAAGGGCGCTTGTCCTCGATATCGCGCATAGCGAAAGACAAAAGCCGATCTCCTCGCCTGAAGAGTTAGAATAATATAGATGCACTACTGTACTACTTAGAATGATTTTTCTTAATCATCTCGGCGTCAAGTTGTAACTGGAAAATATATTCCTACGACGCGATGCGGTTAACGCAACGCAGACTATATGGTTCCATTCGCAACAACGCGTTTAATTTATGGACTTGCCTTTAATTTTGTTGGCGGAAATGCCAGATGCCGTCACGATCACGCAGTGCAATCAATTGCAGATGAGCAATCGCCTCGATATGGCCATTTCCCGCCCCCCTCGCCCGTC from Rhodovastum atsumiense harbors:
- a CDS encoding acetoacetate--CoA ligase, with product MSFAMRDIEDKRPFLRITGRKAAAPAPMWVPDPLAVAGSALSDFMAFCRSRSRLDLADPAALHRFSVERFQTFWGYFLDWSQPLHEGESEVVCTSQSCETARFFPGLRLSYAENLLAARAPGDDERPAIIACHADAPPEILTRAQLRHRVQHVAGGLRRLGIGPGDRVAAIAGNGWQPVVAALASSMLGASFSAAAPDMGAEAVLDRFGELEPVLLFCDGATDPRRGERLAAIIAGLPGLRGVVTLDDGAAVAAGCPVHRLHDLAAGPAEGRWQRFPFDHPLFVLFSSGTTGRPKCIVHGAGGTLLEHLKEHRLHGDLGRSDRLFFQTSCAWMMWNWQLSALATGAGIVVYDGPVTGPGTLWDIVAAQRVTRFGTSPAYLRLCQERDYVPARAHDLSALRGVMSTGSILYDDQFDWVMQAVGRVPVQSISGGTDIIGCFVLGNPNLPVWRGEAQCRSLGLDVQAVDASGATVLDQVGELVCRTPFPSRPIAFLGDSDGGRFHGAYFARTPGVWTHGDLVSFTPHGTARLYGRSDGVINVRGIRIGPAEFDAALRDVTELRACLGVEQAAPEEPGGTRLVLLVALQPGVTLDATLQRRIRAALARRASPAHVPAVIAAIPDMPTTHSGKRSERAAHDAVNRRPAGNRAALRNPDVLDLIASHPDLHGAGGPAAPVMADRGTPLERLTAIWESVLGIAPIGLDDNFFDLGGHSLTALRIADAVTASFGQALPVTALLRAPTIAGLVALLEQNQPGGNTVAELRPGGFPPLFVVPSIAGTVIEMYRVLSALNAGRAVYALQARGVDGTEPRRRIDEMAADYISGMRSVQKQGPYAFVGYSFGGLVAYEMACQLRAQGEQVALVALIDSGIHPRNLSTRGWLGFHARVLRHVVRQLHSASSRELRQLASRVTHGVGRKVQQVLGRPSRVRSVAGHALPPALQRVRAAAGFAYARYRLPPYPGKVVFFRATRRDPLYCEPVEILAHRSGAVEVYHLPGDHADMVEGNNAVNLAGRLDTLLGRPQDADVASPGPGGPGSGAQVRASPT